In the Scyliorhinus torazame isolate Kashiwa2021f chromosome 4, sScyTor2.1, whole genome shotgun sequence genome, one interval contains:
- the LOC140411606 gene encoding uncharacterized protein, producing MVSGCSDRKEMSQATRQKALGDSGPDVGKLRSRIKLTIKRKVAKGPPKMQIKRQGAPGSFQIVKKEPLRKLVKKVKETATMESPVKGLATKTITAKNIRAKKLTVKKLGAKNPTARKSTKTTAPTSEKAMKTPKLQKKVRPKKPNTAKKATGGKANATRKASQPKAHTKPKSAKTKKTAAKNKSQVKNILLTPETNGSSQSPPGLSEKELIPESGVSVQVPESE from the coding sequence ATGGTGTCGGGCTGCAGTGATCGCAAGGAAATGTCTCAGGCCACCAGACAGAAAGCTCTGGGTGACAGCGGCCCCGATGTAGGGAAGCTCCGCTCCCGGATCAAGTTAACTATCAAGAGGAAAGTGGCAAAAGGCCCTCCTAAGATGCAGATAAAGAGGCAGGGCGCCCCCGGCTCCTTCCAAATCGTTAAGAAGGAGCCGCTGCGAAAACTGGTGAAGAAGGTGAAGGAAACGGCAACCATGGAATCCCCAGTGAAGGGGCTAGCCACCAAGACAATCACAGCAAAGAATATCAGAGCCAAGAAACTCACAGTAAAGAAACTCGGAGCAAAGAACCCAACAGCCAGGAAATCAACCAAAACGACTGCGCCAACGAGCGAAAAGGCGATGAAAACTCCAAAGCTTCAGAAAAAGGTTCGGCCGAAGAAACCTAACACCGCCAAAAAGGCCACAGGCGGAAAGGCGAATGCAACGAGGAAGGCTTCCCAACCGAAGGCCCATACCAAACCCAAATCAGCAAAGACGAAGAAAACAGCGGCCAAAAATAAGTCACAGGTCAAAAACATCTTGTTAACTCCTGAAACCAACGGCTCTTCTCAGAGTCCCCCAGGTCTCTCGGAAAAAGAGCTGATCCCAGAATCAGGTGTTTCTGTCCAGGTTCCAGAGTCAGAGTGA